A stretch of the Drosophila subpulchrella strain 33 F10 #4 breed RU33 unplaced genomic scaffold, RU_Dsub_v1.1 Primary Assembly Seq24, whole genome shotgun sequence genome encodes the following:
- the LOC119559436 gene encoding potassium voltage-gated channel unc-103 isoform X2, whose protein sequence is MSHKSCVELSEIRKLDKIVQQCELYMSNNNINDTTKKPSLTEFKRNWIVKPTQFVERELFSLMCNLNKIEKKQIFVSDILINASMFDDKKDSLSRFPNSVPDHSTLVYHKFIQSRPTNNDDTPELKINLKSKEKQSLKYTEDCFFLPPLLKKKNKRECLKKGQQKKHTSSKSWKKCIKCDKKKLYIKNYQTVSRRDCDLHCSYDPSLKKNSDIFQTHKGNSYECMFKNLKYNQSEKPAENVLGSSYDDMLDKEALLGSKSELKMQDPNEMITSLGGNILLDQKLQNNYYHKWTLLHYSPFKAVWDWVILILVMYTAIFTPYVAAFLLGEQDYQRRNNKYINSDPIVIIDLIVDVTFIVDILINFRTTFVNAQDEVVSHPGRIAVHYLSGWFLIDLVAAVPFDLLLVGSDTDETTTLIGLLKTARLLRLVRVARKIDRYSEYGAAVLILLMATFILIAHWLACIWYAIGNAEKSITAKNIGWLNSLAYDIQEPYFDNRTGGPSIKSRYITALYFTFTSLTSVGFGNVAPNTDAEKAFTICVMLVGSLMYASIFGNVSAIIQRLYSGTARYHTQMLRVREFIRFHQIPNPLRQRLEEYFQHAWTYTNGIDMSSLLKGFPECLQADICLHLNRKLLTTCAAFSEASPGCLRAFSLKFKTTHAPPGDILVHRGDVLTSLFFIARGSIEIQKGGNMIVVLGKNDIFGENPCIYPTLGKSNGVVRALTYCDIHKLHRDDLLDVLDAYPEFLESFVNNLVITYNMRDDAHSGVDIKHRYLRAKTSDKMRSSPDIPSIRIVGLRYKKQNVNTSVHKIKNDNSRDLNIFIENEIANYHLDLFENNS, encoded by the exons ATGTCGCATAAGTCTTGCGTGGAACTGAGCGAAATTCGAAAACTGGATAAAATAGTGCAGCAATGCGAGCTGTACATGTCCAATAATAACATAAATGACACAACTAAGAAACCATCTTTAACGGAATTCAAACGGAACTGGATTGTGAAACCCACTCAATTTGTGGAAAGGGAACTCTTTTCACTTATGTGCAACcttaataaaatagaaaagaaacaaatttttgtttcagATATTTTGATAAACGCCAGTATGTTCGACGACAAAAAGGATAGTTTGTCAAGATTTCCTAATAGTGTACCTGACCACAGCACTTTGGTCTATCACAAATTCATTCAGTCTAGGCCCACTAATAATGATGATACACCAGAACTAAAAATCAACTTAAAGTCTAAGGAAAAACAAAGTTTAAAGTACACTGaagattgtttttttttacctccattattaaaaaaaaaaaataaaagggaatgtttaaaaaaag GCCAACAAAAGAAGCATACTAGTAGCAAATCGTGGAAGAAATGCATTAAATGTGATAAAAAGAAGCTATACATTAAGAACTATCAGACAGTTTCTAGGAGGGATTGCGATTTACATTGCTCGTATGATCCatcacttaaaaaaaacagcGACATATTTCAAACCCATAAAGGAAATTCTTACGAGTGTATGTTTAAGAACTTGAAATACAATCAAAGTGAAAAGCCGGCAGAAAACGTATTGGGTAGTTCGTATGACGATATGCTGGACAAAGAAGCACTTCTCGGATCGAAGAGTGAACTAAAAATGCAAGATCCAAACGAAATG aTTACTTCTCTGGGAGGAAACATACTTCTAGACCAAAAATTACAGAACAACTACTATCATAAGTGGACTCTCCTACATTATTCGCCTTTTAAAGCTGTGTGGGATTGGGTGATATTAATTCTGGTGATGTACACGGCCATTTTCACACCGTATGTGGCGGCATTTTTGCTTGGGGAGCAGGATTACCAGAGAAGAAATAACAAATACATTAACTCTGACCCAATTGTTATAATTGATTTAATTG TGGATGTTACTTTCATCGTCGATATCTTGATTAACTTTCGAACCACCTTTGTCAACGCACAGGATGAAGTG GTATCCCATCCTGGACGTATAGCTGTTCACTACTTAAGCGGTTGGTTTTTAATCGATCTTGTGGCAGCGGTTCCTTTCGATTTGCTACTAGTCGGTAGTGATACCGATGAG ACAACTACCTTAATAGGACTTTTAAAAACAGCGCGTCTTTTGAGACTAGTTCGAGTAGCCCGAAAAATAGATCGTTATTCAGAATATGGAGCTGCAgttcttattttattaatgGCTACCTTTATTTTGATTGCCCATTGGTTGGCCTGCatatg GTATGCAATTGGAAATGCCGAAAAATCTATCACCGCGAAAAACATCGGTTGGCTAAATTCGTTAGCCTATGATATTCAAGAACCTTATTTTGATAACCGAACTGGTGGACCCTCTATAAAG TCGCGGTATATCACAGCCttatattttacatttacCTCGCTcacgtccgttggattcggaaATGTGGCACCGAATACTGATGCTGAAAAAGCTTTCACTATTTGCGTAATGCTTGTTGGAT ctcTTATGTATGCAAGTATCTTTGGAAATGTATCGGCCATAATTCAAAG GCTTTACTCTGGAACGGCAAGATATCATACTCAAATGTTACGTGTTCGGGAGTTTATTCGATTCCACCAG ATACCAAATCCGCTTAGGCAAAGACTAGAAGAATATTTCCAACACGCATGGACct aTACGAATGGGATAGATATGAGCTCGTTGCTTAAAGGTTTTCCCGAGTGCCTACAAGCAGATATTTGCCTGCATTTGAACAGAAAGTTACTGACAACGTGTGCGGCTTTTTCGGAAGCAAGTCCTGGTTGCCTAAG AGCTTTCTcccttaaatttaaaactaccCATGCGCCGCCTGGTGATATCCTAGTCCATAGAGGAGATGTCCTTACCTCATTATTTTTTATAGCCAGAGGCTCAATAGAAATTCAAAAAGGTGGCAATATGATTGTTGTACTGG GGAAAAACGATATCTTCGGCGAAAATCCGTGTATatatccaacgcttggaaaatCTAACGGAGTGGTAAGAGCACTGACATATTGCGATATCCATAAGTTGCACAGAGACGACTTGCTGGACGTACTGGATGCTTATCCGGAATTTCTTGAAAGCTTCGTCAACAACTTGGTTATAACCTATAACATGAGAGAT gacGCACACTCTGGTGTTGATATCAAGCATCGCTACTTAAGAGCAAAGACCTCCGATAAAATGAGAAGCTCTCCTGACATACCCTCTATAAGAAT AGTTGGACTgcgatataaaaaacaaaatgttaatacttcTGTGCATAAAATTAAGAACGATAACTCCCGTGaccttaacatttttatagaaAATGAAATCGCAAACTATCACTTAGATTTGTTTGAAAATAATAGTTAA
- the LOC119559436 gene encoding potassium voltage-gated channel unc-103 isoform X1: MSHKSCVELSEIRKLDKIVQQCELYMSNNNINDTTKKPSLTEFKRNWIVKPTQFVERELFSLMCNLNKIEKKQIFVSDILINASMFDDKKDSLSRFPNSVPDHSTLVYHKFIQSRPTNNDDTPELKINLKSKEKQSLKYTEDCFFLPPLLKKKNKRECLKKGKAIIGENQNQYNNISNEFKIGQQKKHTSSKSWKKCIKCDKKKLYIKNYQTVSRRDCDLHCSYDPSLKKNSDIFQTHKGNSYECMFKNLKYNQSEKPAENVLGSSYDDMLDKEALLGSKSELKMQDPNEMITSLGGNILLDQKLQNNYYHKWTLLHYSPFKAVWDWVILILVMYTAIFTPYVAAFLLGEQDYQRRNNKYINSDPIVIIDLIVDVTFIVDILINFRTTFVNAQDEVVSHPGRIAVHYLSGWFLIDLVAAVPFDLLLVGSDTDETTTLIGLLKTARLLRLVRVARKIDRYSEYGAAVLILLMATFILIAHWLACIWYAIGNAEKSITAKNIGWLNSLAYDIQEPYFDNRTGGPSIKSRYITALYFTFTSLTSVGFGNVAPNTDAEKAFTICVMLVGSLMYASIFGNVSAIIQRLYSGTARYHTQMLRVREFIRFHQIPNPLRQRLEEYFQHAWTYTNGIDMSSLLKGFPECLQADICLHLNRKLLTTCAAFSEASPGCLRAFSLKFKTTHAPPGDILVHRGDVLTSLFFIARGSIEIQKGGNMIVVLGKNDIFGENPCIYPTLGKSNGVVRALTYCDIHKLHRDDLLDVLDAYPEFLESFVNNLVITYNMRDDAHSGVDIKHRYLRAKTSDKMRSSPDIPSIRIVGLRYKKQNVNTSVHKIKNDNSRDLNIFIENEIANYHLDLFENNS; this comes from the exons ATGTCGCATAAGTCTTGCGTGGAACTGAGCGAAATTCGAAAACTGGATAAAATAGTGCAGCAATGCGAGCTGTACATGTCCAATAATAACATAAATGACACAACTAAGAAACCATCTTTAACGGAATTCAAACGGAACTGGATTGTGAAACCCACTCAATTTGTGGAAAGGGAACTCTTTTCACTTATGTGCAACcttaataaaatagaaaagaaacaaatttttgtttcagATATTTTGATAAACGCCAGTATGTTCGACGACAAAAAGGATAGTTTGTCAAGATTTCCTAATAGTGTACCTGACCACAGCACTTTGGTCTATCACAAATTCATTCAGTCTAGGCCCACTAATAATGATGATACACCAGAACTAAAAATCAACTTAAAGTCTAAGGAAAAACAAAGTTTAAAGTACACTGaagattgtttttttttacctccattattaaaaaaaaaaaataaaagggaatgtttaaaaaaaggtaAAGCCATAATAGgagaaaatcaaaaccaatataataatatttcaaacGAGTTTAAAATAGGCCAACAAAAGAAGCATACTAGTAGCAAATCGTGGAAGAAATGCATTAAATGTGATAAAAAGAAGCTATACATTAAGAACTATCAGACAGTTTCTAGGAGGGATTGCGATTTACATTGCTCGTATGATCCatcacttaaaaaaaacagcGACATATTTCAAACCCATAAAGGAAATTCTTACGAGTGTATGTTTAAGAACTTGAAATACAATCAAAGTGAAAAGCCGGCAGAAAACGTATTGGGTAGTTCGTATGACGATATGCTGGACAAAGAAGCACTTCTCGGATCGAAGAGTGAACTAAAAATGCAAGATCCAAACGAAATG aTTACTTCTCTGGGAGGAAACATACTTCTAGACCAAAAATTACAGAACAACTACTATCATAAGTGGACTCTCCTACATTATTCGCCTTTTAAAGCTGTGTGGGATTGGGTGATATTAATTCTGGTGATGTACACGGCCATTTTCACACCGTATGTGGCGGCATTTTTGCTTGGGGAGCAGGATTACCAGAGAAGAAATAACAAATACATTAACTCTGACCCAATTGTTATAATTGATTTAATTG TGGATGTTACTTTCATCGTCGATATCTTGATTAACTTTCGAACCACCTTTGTCAACGCACAGGATGAAGTG GTATCCCATCCTGGACGTATAGCTGTTCACTACTTAAGCGGTTGGTTTTTAATCGATCTTGTGGCAGCGGTTCCTTTCGATTTGCTACTAGTCGGTAGTGATACCGATGAG ACAACTACCTTAATAGGACTTTTAAAAACAGCGCGTCTTTTGAGACTAGTTCGAGTAGCCCGAAAAATAGATCGTTATTCAGAATATGGAGCTGCAgttcttattttattaatgGCTACCTTTATTTTGATTGCCCATTGGTTGGCCTGCatatg GTATGCAATTGGAAATGCCGAAAAATCTATCACCGCGAAAAACATCGGTTGGCTAAATTCGTTAGCCTATGATATTCAAGAACCTTATTTTGATAACCGAACTGGTGGACCCTCTATAAAG TCGCGGTATATCACAGCCttatattttacatttacCTCGCTcacgtccgttggattcggaaATGTGGCACCGAATACTGATGCTGAAAAAGCTTTCACTATTTGCGTAATGCTTGTTGGAT ctcTTATGTATGCAAGTATCTTTGGAAATGTATCGGCCATAATTCAAAG GCTTTACTCTGGAACGGCAAGATATCATACTCAAATGTTACGTGTTCGGGAGTTTATTCGATTCCACCAG ATACCAAATCCGCTTAGGCAAAGACTAGAAGAATATTTCCAACACGCATGGACct aTACGAATGGGATAGATATGAGCTCGTTGCTTAAAGGTTTTCCCGAGTGCCTACAAGCAGATATTTGCCTGCATTTGAACAGAAAGTTACTGACAACGTGTGCGGCTTTTTCGGAAGCAAGTCCTGGTTGCCTAAG AGCTTTCTcccttaaatttaaaactaccCATGCGCCGCCTGGTGATATCCTAGTCCATAGAGGAGATGTCCTTACCTCATTATTTTTTATAGCCAGAGGCTCAATAGAAATTCAAAAAGGTGGCAATATGATTGTTGTACTGG GGAAAAACGATATCTTCGGCGAAAATCCGTGTATatatccaacgcttggaaaatCTAACGGAGTGGTAAGAGCACTGACATATTGCGATATCCATAAGTTGCACAGAGACGACTTGCTGGACGTACTGGATGCTTATCCGGAATTTCTTGAAAGCTTCGTCAACAACTTGGTTATAACCTATAACATGAGAGAT gacGCACACTCTGGTGTTGATATCAAGCATCGCTACTTAAGAGCAAAGACCTCCGATAAAATGAGAAGCTCTCCTGACATACCCTCTATAAGAAT AGTTGGACTgcgatataaaaaacaaaatgttaatacttcTGTGCATAAAATTAAGAACGATAACTCCCGTGaccttaacatttttatagaaAATGAAATCGCAAACTATCACTTAGATTTGTTTGAAAATAATAGTTAA